Part of the Nicotiana sylvestris chromosome 5, ASM39365v2, whole genome shotgun sequence genome is shown below.
TGACTCTATAAATAGCCTTGTGCCTTTCAATCAGTTGGTATCGACCGTCAGCATTTGCAAGCTACTTTAGTTTGCGTTCTGACGGCTTGGAAGTACCAGTGCAAAGgtaatttgttttttcttttcttgtgcttTTTTCTTTGttgcttttttgttttgttttgtaggTCAAACAAGAAGAGTCGTCGAGTGTCAAATTTACAGGCAATTCAATGACGTCCCACATAAGGATAAATCCGCAACAACTTATAGAATCAATTTGCAACAACTTATAGACGGATAAATCCATAACAGCTTATAGACGGACAAATCCCCATCACTATATAGATGGACACATCAACATCAGCATATAGACGGATACATCCACCTCAATATATAGACGGCCAAACTCGTATCAATATATAGACGGACAAACTCTCATCAACATATAGACGGACAAACCTGCATCAACAAATAGATGGACACATTCACATTAACATATAGAGGGACAAATCCACATCATCATAAATACGTGCACATCCACCTCAATATATAGACGGACAAACTCACATCAACATATAGACGGACAAACCTGCATCAACATATAGATGGACACATCCACATCAACATATAGACGGACAAATCCACATCATCATATAGATAGACATATCTGTATCACCATATAGATGGACAAATTCACATCAACATATAGATAGACAAATCCGTGAAGagaccaacttaaggtgcaaaggtaTTTACGCGTCCACCTTAATATTGGAAAATTAAAGTTCCTTTAAACCACGACGAGGCAaccttaaggtgcaaagggactcatatgtccaccttaagattggaaaattatagttccttttaaggacaaacccacgaagaggcTGGCTTAAGGtacaaagggacttatatgtccaccttaagattggaaagttataaagcttcaactcaaagacttcatggacttgatgacgtcgacttgaacacttggaaaaTTTTGAAGATTCGGCGGACTTTGAAAACTAACAAACTTGAAGATTCGGTGGACTTTAATGTTTCAATCTGAAAAATTTGAGGGctcaaatacttccacttgaAGACCAATGAGTTTGAGGACCtcaacttgaagacttcaacttggagacCTGGAGGGCTTAGATATCTCAACTTGAATTCTAGCGAACTTAAGGACTTCAACTTGAAGGCCGATGAATTTGAAGGGCTTGAATACTTCAACTTAACGACTGGCGGATTtgcagacttcaacttgaagaccaaaaatttgaaagtttggtGAACTTGAAGGCATGATGAATCACCAGGCTTCATTGCAAATACTTGGTAGCCTCCTAAAAGACTATAATCATTCCATTGAAGACACCAATTCACCATGGAAGCTTGCCCCCTTTatatcaaatgagatcaaagttcaacAGGAGGATGGCATTTCAGCTTGATTTTACATTCCTTCATACTTCACTCGGACAACAATTGGGACAATAtttatcttttgaacttatgcgactaAACTTAGAATggaactctaagctgcctacatacctcggtgaagaggatcaagtcataccgtagttcagactggtgattttttttatgttctaactttttcttaggccgcctctttcgaagTTTTCAACCTAGCAGACTCTTTTTTTTGAGGGGCCGTacacagtttagactcatgcgATCCAGGAGTGTAGCAATATGAAGTTTAGGCTCATGCATCAAGGagcgtcatgacttgcagtttaggctcgtacgtcgaggagaGTTGCAACTTCAAAGATAATAattcttcaaaaacttgccattAATAGGGTCGATTCTcatgccatctgcatcaaccagcttgtaagccccacttgagtaagcttcttgtacgacatatggcccatcccattttgaagtgaacttccttataggtttatgggaagtaattatgggccttcgtacggcaaggacttgatctcctacttgaaaggatctcgggagaactcttttattgaaggaaAGAGATAATCGatcttgataacattcaagactctgttgagcttccaacctcttctcatcaagggcctccaactctgctaatcgaagtccagtattttcttcatcagtgatcccttcttgaatagccagcCGTAACaaaggtatttgacgctcaagtggcaagatGGCTTCGACTTCATAAATGAGTGAATAAGGAGTTTCCTATATTGGAGTGCGGTGAGTCATcttatatgcccatagagcttcttccatatggtcattccaatctcgtttggatttggagacgactttctttaacaggttgcatagagtcttgttgaatgccttagctagaccattggcggcagcattgtacatcgaagagttacgttgcttgaagccaaagagatcacaaatcttgttcatcagtCTATTATCAAATGGCattccattatccgttattatgtaacgaggaataCCAAAGTGATAgataatgtttactcggatgaaacttgcaatattttccttctttacttccttaagagtaACAGCGTcggcccattttgagaagtagtcagttgcagccaagatgtataagtgtccaccagaggactttggtagtagtccaacaacatccaatccctaAGTGTCAAACggccaggatgcaacagtcgggtgcaatacttcaggaggttgatgaataaaattcgcatggaattgaaaagcttgcatcttcgagcatagtccaagcaatcttttaccatcatTGGCCAATAGTATCctatcctttttatatggaagtggagcaTTGGTCCAAattggtgtgacccacataccctaGAATGCGCTTCTTGTAAAGCTTGGAGTACTTCATCTTCCCCTAAGCATCGTaagagtactccctcgaatgaTCTTCTGTATAGGGTATCTTTGTAATAAAGGAACGAGGTGCACGACGATGGATTTCAGTTCTTCTCCGCGGATTTTCTAGAAGCAACCCATAGCacaagtagtcgataatgggttgtctcCATTCTTCTTTCTCGACTTCAGAAACAgcgacaagatgcttgagttcattttcttcaccttcagcctcatttggcagcggtactacccatttttggaaGATAGTAATTTGCGCTTGATCGGGCAAGTTAAAGATGAAGCTAGGGCTGCTAAAGCATccgccttcttattttctttccttggcacatgctgaatagtcacatcaccAAGCCACCCTATTAACTTtttagcgtaatcatgatatgggcatagttcaggcttcttgacctcgtaactacctaaaAGCTGACTGACCACTAATtgagagtcaccaaagacttgcaattgcaaccgCTTCATTTCGACAGCCATTTCGAGCCCAAGTATTAGTGCTTGATACTCAGCAACATTGTTTGAGCAGAGTTGCGTCAACATAAAAGAGTAGGGCAGAACTTCACCTTgagaagtgacaaatactacaccaGCACCAGCTCCTCCGTGATGTGcaacaccatcaaagtacatcttccatagAGGCTGAACTTCGATGACCATGGCGTCCTCATTAGGTAGTTCATCAGTTAGATCCCAATCACCAGGTATAgggtgatctgccaagaagtccgCTAACGCTTGTCCTTTTATAGCCTTTTAAGGGATGTACAcgatttcaaattgttgaaactggagGTACCACCTTGCTAGTCGTCACTAAggacaggttttgacatcacaaacttgatgggatttgctttagAAACCAAACGaacgacatgagcttgaaagtagtgcttcaacttttgaattgagaagaatAGCACCAAACATAACTTTTTaattggcgaataattcagctcatttggtgtcatcatcttgctcaagtagtaaagggagttttctttcccttcactattttcttgggccaatagtgctccaacagaccttttTTGTGCTGAAATGTATAGTATCAGCGGCTTTCCAAGAATAGGGGCTGCCAGAACAaaaggcttcatcaagtaggatttaatgctctcaaaggcattgctacaTACTTGGTACCATTTGAAAGGGACACCTTTCTCCATAAGGCGActgaatggttggcacctcccagaTAGGTTTGAGATGAATCTCCTAAGGTACGCTAACTTTCCCTGCACACTTTTCAATTCGTGAATGTCCCGAGGCTCATGCATTTTCAAGATTGCAtctactttggcttgatcaatttcagTCCCTCGATGTTGAACAATGAAACCAATGAACTTTCCGGAAGTAACTGCAAAGGCGCATTTCAATgggttcatcctaagttggtacctccggagcaactCAAACACCATTCTTAAGTATTTCAAGTGGtcgcccttctctcttgattttaccaccaagttgtcaacatagcattcgacattcttaCGGAGAAGATCAtcaaaaatattctgcatagcccttttGTAAGTAGCACCAGCGTTTTTCAAGCCAACATGCATTACCTTATAGCAATAAATACCTTTGGGGGGTACAgaatgcagtaagctcttcatcttttggtgccattagaatttggttatagcctgatgaAGCATCCATAAATGACATTGCCTCAtacccagtagtagcatcgatcatcagttATAGAATGGGAAATGAAAACTCATCTTTCGGACATGCATTGTTAAGATCCCTAAAGTCAACGcacactcgaatctggccatttttcttccttacagggacactacttgaaacccatgttaggtatttaacttcacgaataaagCCTGCTTCGATGAGTTTATTAACTTCGGTTTCAATCAAGGGAATCAAGTCCGGCCTAAAACGCCTTTAGGCTTGTTCAACGGTCGTGGTtgtccaaatttggacccatacattAATTGTTCACATTATATAAAGGGAGAATTACATCCCTTGTCACTTAACCCAACAACCCATCAGAAAATGGACCATGTTTGAAGCCCTTACCCAGTATAGCCCAGGTTgtacataatctgaaaattaattttcacCAGTTAGCCCACCCCTTATTTCTTCGTTCCCCTTTTTTCTtcgttcttcttctccttcccaTGTCAGCCTTTGCACCACAAAATTTATCTACTATAGTTATTCTCCTTTAATTCTTTTCCGGATTTCAATGGTTAACTAAGGAATTGAAAAATAAAAGTCACCATTACAAGTGGTTCGAAGATTCGATTTCAAAAATTGAGTTTTccgatttgttagttgtttggaatgGGTATTGTCTCAATTGATTGGAATTATCAAGATGAGTTCAAAACTTAaatttcaagtgatttggagaagatttaggctatatttgagttaaattttagAAATTGAGTTTTCCGATTTGGTAGTTGTTTGGAATGGGTGTTGTTTCAATTGATTTGAATCATCAAGATGAGTTCAAAACTTAaatttcaagtgatttggagtagctCTAGGctatatttgagttaaatttcagaggatgcccaagaaagaagaagaacacatgaagctccattgattggattcatttgtataataatgtataataTTATATAAATAGTATATGATAGTGTATAAACACaacttatacactattatatccAAGGTTGATACATTATTTACAGGTATTTGGTGAATTTCtcgtattttcttcttcttcttctcatcaTTCTTCTTATGCACCTATATGTATCAAGAATATTTTCACTCTGTGATTATACAtctttatacacttttatacaactatatacatattgtacctctttgtataaaagtgtataacattgtataaaagtgtataagcaTCGTTGACGAAATTTTTGTACGATTTTCacttgcaattcttgtataaaactagtccaaatctccagcaaataacttcaaactttgtatacaacctacttagactatttctaataagttcaaacaatacctactccaaatttctcacaaaattatAATCGAAATTTAACAAGATTAACATTAAAGGAGATGAGATTTTAGGTTTCTCGCGTCTGTTTTTGCGTTTTGCAGTTGTGATAGGTATGTATAAACCTGAAgatatacaaaatttaaaaaaaaaatagagaagtATTGGTTATGGAAGAAGGCACGAATGAGTGTTGACTGAATAGGGAACtaatttttcttttcagttttgtttgcatatgattctttttcattaattaaattaaatatttatgggtGAAAAATGAGGAGAGAGCTACAATACGGGTAGGCAGGAATAAATGAGGTTGTTATAATTAGAgggaatgagaaaagaaaaaatcttattgatatttggttgcACATTTGCAAATTTATAACTGGGCTAAAATAGTGTAAGGTCAACTTATGGAGTGCATTATTATGTAATTTTATCTTATATAAATGCACATCGGCTgagaagtttgagaaatatgGGGAAATCATAATGAGTTATCTTCCAAACTCTTGACAACAGTGACCTTATAGACTTCAAATTGCATGTATTTTAAGAATTCTGTTTGTACGTAAACTTCAGTTTGATATAAAttaatcaaaaatcaaatatACGATAAAGTTATTCACTCTCCTAATCCATATTAAAGTTTTGCTATTTACAACCCTATAAAAAACCCCACTAGAGCGAgtaaaaactccaaaaaaatcTTAGTTATTAACCATGGGTAAGAAAAGTTTATTTTCTTGCTTTCTCGCTTTATTTCTCATTTGCAATTTTCTATTGAACATAGCAAATGCTGAGAAATCTGATCCATCGTCTTCACATAatgatgatgaaacttcacaAGACATGAAAGGATTAGATTGGTATCATCCATGGTTTCATCCACATCCATGGTTTCATCATCCATGGCTACATCCACATCCATGGCCATTCGTTCATCCTCTGATGCCTGCTGGCGGTTTTCATCATGCATGGCCATTTCCTCATCCACCAATGCCGGCTGGTGGTTTTCATCATAAATTTCCTTTTCCATGGCCATTCATGCATCCACCAGTTCCATCTCCACCTAAAGGAGACAAAGGGGAGAAGAATTAATTAAGATGATTGATCACATAATCTTCTTTATTAGATCTTTAGGatttgataaaataaaataattgttCTATGGTAGTTATTTTAATTTATTAGATAATTCGAGTAGTTTTTCGTTGGTAGAATTGTCATTTGATTTCACTTATCATGAAATAAACACGTTTTATTTATATGTACTATTGATTTTGCTTTTATAATTTGTTCCTATATGTTGACTATTCTCCACTTCTATCACTAACACGCCCTTCTATGTAAGAAAATTTTGTATTATTCTCTTTGTTTCAATTTATTTGTAAACCTTAGTATcataaaacttttgaaacttgtggtcttaaatatgtcaaaaaaaaaattagagaaCCATCATTCATTAAAAAAGTATTTGCTTTCAAAAAAAGTTCGTTGaataatctttaaaaaaaaatctatctTCAATATACATTGTTAAGAGTTCACGGAAACACAAAGTAGCATACACTTTTTTGCTTTCTTGATTAAATTTAAGTACCACAATTAGGCCCTATTTGGCCATGagttttgccaaaataaatttgggatttattttcaaaactcatgTTTGGCCACAAATTTTGCCCACATTTTAGCCAAATCCCAAACCCCAAATCCCAAAATCACCCCAATTGctgattttgggccaaaatcctaaaacttgggaattatatatatgtttttccaaaataaagttggaaaatatgttttgaaaacgtatgtccaaacacattttcatttTTACACTAAATTTCACCCaaatcaaatttttcaaaataaatttggaatGTACAGTCAAACGCTAGCTTAGGATCTTGGGATGTTTTCCATAATGATAGTATCTCCCCTTAAGGCAATTGTAGCAACTGTTGCATCCATTGATTTTCTCGAGAACATACCTTTCTTGCTTATTTGTTTAAGTACGGCAATTAGGATCTCGTTCGacgaaaggaaaaaaaaaattcttgttCAAGGATTGAAGTTGATTTGCTTTGTAAAAAGAAGATATCAATAGACTCCAGCACAATGGTTTCCTGGGATTCAGCCTCCTCTTCCAAAAGCTAGAAGTTTATTACTCAACTAAGTTATACACTACTATTAGGGATGgcaaaatagttaaaagaaaacagttaaccatccatattatccactaaaaatgggttggataatgaactttttaaaaatgaatCCAAAAATGAACATATGCAATAAGTCATAGATgccggttaacccattttttatccgtattaaatgtGGGTCGGAACGGATAGTTTATCCATTTTTAGATGACCCGTTTTCGACCTTAACTATATCTGACCCAACCACACTATTATAGTAAAAGAGAGCGAAGGGTGTGTGAACAAAATCATTGCCTATTTCAGGACAAGGAAAGCTAGCAATCAGGCTTGTTTCCAATAGCAAATTGAGGAGTGTACAACACATTGTTCTCAGATCAAATTGTTCATTTTCCATCCTTTCTGACTTAATAAACCAGACACCACATAACATATTCACATTTAGAGTGTACAACACATTGTTCTCTGACCAACAAATCTAAACCTCAAAACATATGCAAAACAGGAAAACGAAGCACAGAAAACCATAAATGTAAACTGACCACCCATGTACCAATATTCTGCGCTGGCGCATGAGAGGCAACTCAAAAATGAACAACAAACTACATAATGACGGAGTCTCAAGATGTTTGATTTTCGGGATTGGTAGGAGGAAGTGGTTTAGTAACAGCAGCCAAGATATCAGCATAACCAACAACTCCAACTAAATGGTCCTCATTCTCGGCATCTGTAACCCATACATGAGTTGCTCGATGTGACAACATCTGAGCCATGACAGCAGCCAGTGAGCTTGTTTCTTTACATGTCAATGGCGCACTTCTGCCCCGATACATGCTCCTAGAAAAACTTAAATTTGGGTTTGTTGGATTGCTGACGAACCCAATACTCCTGCTGCTAAATTTTTTTGGCCTAGTCGTACCACGACTATTGGCTGTATTTGTATTTGCTACCATAGAATTGACTGCAAAATCAGGTAGGGATTTTAAGGTAATATTATCCTCAACCCCCATCACAAATTGTCCTGCCGAAAAATTAGCCAAGGCCCACGCTGCAGCCAAGTGATCACACTTCCACAGTTTAGTGGCAGATATCTCGCCAATGATTTTATTGTAATCATCTGCAACAGGCTCGATGACTGCAACCGCAGGGGGATCCTTTGGCAGTGTTTGAGTGGCATCAATTGCTTGACGTGATGCTTCTATTGAGCAGTAGTTTGGGTTAATGACTCCAAGGGAATAAATAGAGGAAAGAGGGATAGGGGCTAATGCACCAAGGCAACCAATAATGAAACGGATGATATCTTCTCTTGATAGACAACAAAATTTGTCACGAATGGTTGTAGACGAAGAAGGTGATGGTCGGTTGGCATTGGCAGCAGGATTTGAAGTATCAATGTTCTTTAGCCATTTGCCGTTGTAAAGAATTGAAAATCTCTTGCTCATGCCTCGCCATACAACAATTTTAGGAACTAGGAGTCGCTTCACACCTTGCTTCATCATCTCCAGAGCATCTATCAATCTGCAACAACAGTGGATCAGCAATATACCAGTGTAAGGAATAGTTCCTAAGAATTTTCATCGTCCTCTCACTTTCCAGGGGAAAACTCATTGTATAGTTcaacttcctcttttttttttggatgaaGTAATAATAGATTTCATTGTTGGCATCACGAAGATGCATAATAATACAAAAGTTATGGAAGCAAAAAAGACACTGTTAGCTCAATTACAAAAAGACTATTCTAGTACCAGGGAGCTAACGAAGTTCAAAAAGTTGTCAGGAGAATCTAAGGGGGAAAGGTAATGCCAACTTGTATAGTTCAACTTCCTCTCACCTTCCAGGGGAAAAAGATACAAATCCTTGAAATCTTTTTAGcatcttctttctttttgtaCCTTGTATATGAAACCAAAATGAATATAGCTACCTTGTTTGATCTATTAGTCATACTAGTTgactttattttctaaaactactTTCAAAAATGAATATAGCTACCTTGTTTGATCTACCAAGTGGAGgggaaattattttctaaaactacTTTCAACCCTCCCAACCCCACCCCCCGACCACCTCTCACACACCTCCTCCCCTCCCCCGGGCCACCCCTGCCTACCCCGTCCCCCATAGTGTTTGCCTAGATTATATATAAATGCTCTTGG
Proteins encoded:
- the LOC104239252 gene encoding CBS domain-containing protein CBSX6, with protein sequence MASVFLYHVVGDLTVGKPELVEFSETQTVEAAIKAIGESTECGIPVWKIRSQKSVIENSEMRAKRFVGILTSLDIVAFLAREECLVDQEKAMKTPVSEVVVPDPSLLKELDPATRLIDALEMMKQGVKRLLVPKIVVWRGMSKRFSILYNGKWLKNIDTSNPAANANRPSPSSSTTIRDKFCCLSREDIIRFIIGCLGALAPIPLSSIYSLGVINPNYCSIEASRQAIDATQTLPKDPPAVAVIEPVADDYNKIIGEISATKLWKCDHLAAAWALANFSAGQFVMGVEDNITLKSLPDFAVNSMVANTNTANSRGTTRPKKFSSRSIGFVSNPTNPNLSFSRSMYRGRSAPLTCKETSSLAAVMAQMLSHRATHVWVTDAENEDHLVGVVGYADILAAVTKPLPPTNPENQTS